The following proteins come from a genomic window of Gammaproteobacteria bacterium:
- a CDS encoding chemotaxis response regulator protein-glutamate methylesterase has protein sequence MSVRVLVVDDSRFFRKRIEEILKADGGIEIVGFAVNGKEAVEMAAKLKPDVITMDVEMPVMDGITAVRMIMKRRPVPILMFSSLTTDGAQSTLDALDAGALDFIPKRFEDISSNSDEAKLLLRRRVKEIARRGHAVNMRIRHAAVNTHPASTAVAERPGSIIPRNKPIPRLPIRSHESSKQNAATATSSRTQPREAADIKLLAIGTSTGGPVALQNVLTALPANFPLPILMVQHMPGTFTPAFAQRLNQVCAITVKEAQEGDLLQPGVALLAPGGMQMKIARRGSQYIVKVEAGDPKLNYKPSVDVTFSSIAANFNGRTLGVILTGMGADGREGCRTLKQKKAEIWAQDEESSVVYGMPFAVFEAGLTNRVLPLTEIGSAILQGV, from the coding sequence ATGTCGGTACGTGTACTGGTAGTTGATGATTCGAGGTTTTTTCGCAAGCGTATCGAAGAGATTCTGAAAGCTGATGGCGGGATAGAGATTGTTGGTTTCGCCGTAAATGGTAAAGAAGCGGTTGAGATGGCCGCCAAACTCAAGCCTGATGTGATCACCATGGATGTGGAGATGCCCGTAATGGATGGCATTACGGCGGTACGAATGATTATGAAGCGCAGGCCCGTGCCGATTTTGATGTTCTCTTCATTAACAACCGATGGCGCACAATCGACACTGGATGCCTTAGATGCGGGTGCGCTGGATTTTATTCCCAAACGGTTCGAAGATATCTCTAGCAACAGTGATGAGGCGAAGTTATTGCTGCGCCGAAGAGTTAAAGAAATTGCTCGCCGAGGCCATGCCGTCAATATGCGGATTCGGCATGCTGCTGTAAATACGCACCCAGCTTCAACGGCAGTGGCTGAGCGCCCAGGCTCAATTATCCCCCGTAACAAACCGATCCCACGGCTGCCGATTCGCTCCCATGAATCATCTAAACAAAACGCTGCCACTGCGACATCCTCGCGGACACAGCCCCGCGAGGCGGCGGACATTAAATTGTTGGCCATTGGTACTTCAACCGGTGGCCCTGTGGCCCTGCAAAATGTATTAACCGCGCTACCTGCTAATTTCCCACTACCCATTCTCATGGTTCAACATATGCCCGGTACCTTTACACCCGCATTTGCTCAGCGCTTGAATCAGGTGTGTGCTATTACCGTCAAAGAGGCGCAAGAGGGTGATCTGTTGCAGCCGGGTGTGGCTCTGCTTGCCCCCGGAGGTATGCAGATGAAGATTGCGCGCCGTGGCAGCCAATATATTGTCAAAGTGGAGGCGGGTGACCCTAAGCTTAACTACAAACCGAGTGTCGATGTCACCTTTTCTTCGATCGCCGCCAACTTTAATGGGCGCACGCTGGGGGTGATACTGACCGGTATGGGGGCCGATGGGCGTGAGGGGTGTCGCACACTTAAACAGAAAAAAGCTGAAATTTGGGCCCAAGATGAAGAAAGCTCCGTGGTATATGGCATGCCTTTTGCTGTTTTTGAAGCAGGGTTGACCAACCGAGTCCTCCCGCTGACTGAAATAGGCTCGGCAATATTGCAAGGAGTATGA
- a CDS encoding chemotaxis protein CheA produces MSFDADDEILQDFLVEASEILEELSEQLVELEHSPDDSELLNTVFRGFHTIKGGGSFLSLTGLVQVCHSAEDLFNLLRNGELSVNAGLMDVVLRVLDVVNEQFDELREGTEPSLAPPELLQQLEALKRSPDSAKAEAAAAPEAEVTPSAPATDESVSASDDVFFEADVTPNAPSDSDEITDEEFENLLDLLQGEDGKDVATAPASDEITDDEFEALLDQLHGKTGTPAPVVGVKTASAPPAPGTLSDADEISEDEFEALLDKIHGKSGEPAQAASTPPPKAPATNEPAKKEAASPAAVKEPVKAAPPPKAKKPTAPQGETTVRVDTSRLDDIMNMVGELVLVRNRLATLEAVQVDEEMAKAVANLDVVTADLQSAVMKTRMQPIKKVFGRFPRVVRDLARSLKKEVDLVLQGEETDLDKNLVEALADPLVHLVRNAVDHGIEMPDSRVKAGKERAGTVTLSAEQEGDHILLTISDDGGGMDADVLRKISVEKGVLEPDAAARLSDQECFQLIFAPGFSTKAEISDISGRGVGMDVVKTRIVQLNGSVEISSELGVGTTLQIKVPLTLAIMPTLMVSLKKQIFALPLVNVNEIFHLDLRHTNVIDGQCVIMVREKALPLFYLADWLVGGSEQKDEGHVVVVSVGSQKVGFVVDQLVGQEEVVIKPLGNMLLGTGGLAGATIRGDGKIALILDVPSLMKSYA; encoded by the coding sequence GTTGAAGCGAGTGAGATCCTTGAAGAGCTCTCCGAGCAACTGGTTGAGTTAGAGCACTCCCCCGATGATAGCGAACTGCTGAATACTGTTTTTCGTGGCTTTCATACCATTAAGGGCGGTGGAAGCTTTCTCAGCCTAACGGGGCTTGTGCAGGTTTGTCATAGTGCAGAAGATCTTTTTAATCTTTTGCGCAATGGTGAGCTTTCAGTCAATGCAGGGTTGATGGATGTGGTTTTACGGGTTCTGGATGTCGTGAATGAACAGTTTGATGAGCTGCGCGAAGGGACAGAGCCCTCACTGGCACCACCAGAACTATTGCAACAACTTGAAGCACTTAAGAGGTCGCCAGACTCAGCGAAAGCCGAAGCAGCGGCTGCGCCTGAAGCTGAAGTGACACCAAGCGCACCTGCTACAGACGAGTCGGTGAGTGCGAGTGATGATGTTTTTTTCGAGGCGGATGTCACGCCTAATGCCCCAAGTGATTCCGATGAAATCACCGATGAAGAGTTTGAAAACCTGCTGGACCTGTTGCAGGGCGAAGACGGCAAAGATGTGGCAACCGCACCGGCATCTGATGAAATCACCGATGATGAGTTTGAAGCACTGCTGGATCAACTGCATGGTAAAACAGGTACGCCTGCCCCCGTTGTTGGCGTTAAAACAGCGTCAGCTCCCCCGGCTCCCGGTACCCTTAGTGATGCTGACGAGATCAGCGAAGATGAGTTTGAAGCGCTGCTGGATAAAATTCACGGTAAAAGTGGCGAGCCAGCTCAAGCCGCCTCGACACCTCCACCGAAAGCCCCCGCCACTAATGAACCTGCTAAAAAAGAGGCGGCCTCACCCGCGGCTGTAAAAGAGCCCGTTAAAGCGGCACCACCACCTAAAGCAAAAAAGCCAACCGCACCTCAGGGTGAAACGACGGTGCGGGTGGATACCAGTCGCCTAGATGACATCATGAACATGGTGGGTGAGTTGGTATTAGTCAGAAACCGCCTTGCAACACTCGAGGCGGTTCAGGTCGATGAAGAGATGGCAAAAGCGGTTGCCAATTTGGATGTGGTCACCGCTGACCTGCAGTCTGCGGTAATGAAAACCCGTATGCAGCCAATCAAAAAAGTCTTTGGTCGTTTTCCGCGAGTTGTGCGCGACCTGGCGCGGAGCTTAAAAAAGGAGGTCGACTTGGTCTTGCAAGGAGAAGAGACCGACCTGGATAAAAACCTCGTTGAAGCACTTGCTGATCCACTGGTTCATCTGGTGCGAAATGCAGTGGATCATGGTATCGAGATGCCTGACAGCCGTGTTAAGGCGGGAAAAGAGCGGGCAGGTACGGTTACTCTTTCGGCTGAACAGGAGGGTGATCACATTCTTCTCACCATTTCTGATGATGGTGGCGGTATGGATGCCGATGTGTTGCGTAAGATTTCGGTGGAAAAGGGCGTTCTGGAGCCGGATGCGGCCGCTCGCCTGAGTGATCAAGAGTGTTTTCAGTTGATTTTCGCCCCCGGATTTTCCACTAAGGCAGAAATTTCAGACATATCCGGCCGTGGTGTCGGTATGGATGTTGTCAAGACCCGTATTGTACAGCTGAATGGCTCAGTTGAAATTAGCTCTGAGCTGGGAGTGGGCACTACGCTACAGATAAAAGTACCACTCACCTTGGCGATTATGCCGACCTTAATGGTTTCACTGAAAAAACAGATTTTTGCTCTGCCGCTGGTTAATGTTAATGAGATTTTCCATCTGGATCTCCGTCACACCAATGTGATCGATGGTCAATGTGTCATTATGGTGAGAGAGAAAGCACTGCCACTCTTTTATCTCGCTGACTGGCTGGTGGGTGGTAGCGAACAGAAGGATGAGGGGCACGTTGTGGTGGTCAGTGTCGGTTCGCAAAAAGTTGGCTTCGTGGTTGATCAGCTGGTTGGTCAGGAGGAGGTTGTGATTAAACCACTGGGCAATATGCTGCTTGGAACAGGTGGGTTAGCCGGTGCTACAATCCGGGGTGATGGAAAGATCGCATTGATTCTGGATGTACCCAGTTTAATGAAATCTTACGCCTGA